One window of the Natronomonas marina genome contains the following:
- a CDS encoding ubiquitin-like small modifier protein 1, giving the protein MSGSKSLELRFFATFREAVGQKEIEREFDPDATIGDVLTAIESEFPELGGELLDEADDIRPQLTVLKNGREVVHLEGTATPLEDGDRVSVFPPVAGG; this is encoded by the coding sequence ATGAGCGGCTCGAAATCCCTGGAACTCCGGTTCTTCGCCACCTTCCGGGAGGCCGTCGGGCAGAAGGAGATCGAACGCGAGTTCGACCCCGACGCGACCATCGGGGACGTCCTGACGGCCATCGAGTCGGAGTTCCCGGAACTGGGGGGCGAACTGCTCGACGAGGCCGACGACATCAGGCCACAGTTGACCGTCCTGAAGAACGGCCGGGAGGTGGTCCACCTCGAGGGGACCGCGACGCCGCTCGAGGACGGCGACCGGGTCAGCGTCTTCCCGCCGGTCGCGGGGGGATGA
- a CDS encoding class I SAM-dependent methyltransferase, with translation MDRQDVRRQWERVSEAYAERRNPDGSDAALLEDLRERLPADPLVVDVGCGDGARTLANLPAGSVGVDFARRGLELAAETVPSARLLQADMLRLPIRDGVADAVTAYHAVFHVERTRHPEVYAQFARVLADGGVLLMTLPGSRFETVRRGWMGGSMFFSAPGRERTLRQLREAGFESLETVTADDPLGSSTEFVFAELG, from the coding sequence ATGGACCGCCAGGACGTCCGCCGGCAGTGGGAGCGGGTCTCGGAGGCGTACGCCGAGCGCCGGAATCCCGACGGCAGCGACGCCGCGCTTCTCGAGGACCTCCGCGAGCGGCTGCCCGCGGACCCGCTCGTCGTCGACGTCGGCTGTGGCGACGGCGCCCGGACGCTGGCGAACCTGCCCGCTGGAAGCGTCGGGGTCGACTTCGCACGCCGGGGGCTGGAACTGGCCGCCGAGACGGTCCCGTCGGCCCGTCTCCTGCAGGCCGACATGCTCCGGCTCCCCATCCGCGACGGCGTCGCCGACGCCGTCACCGCCTACCACGCGGTCTTCCACGTCGAGCGGACGCGCCACCCCGAGGTCTACGCCCAGTTCGCCCGCGTGCTGGCCGACGGTGGCGTCCTGCTGATGACGCTGCCGGGAAGCCGCTTCGAGACGGTCCGGCGGGGCTGGATGGGCGGGTCGATGTTCTTCTCGGCGCCGGGCCGCGAGCGGACGCTGCGTCAGTTGCGGGAGGCGGGGTTCGAGTCGCTGGAGACGGTGACGGCGGACGACCCGCTGGGCAGCAGCACCGAGTTCGTCTTCGCCGAACTGGGCTGA
- a CDS encoding right-handed parallel beta-helix repeat-containing protein translates to MVRQGAVGSAGIGIVVLVFVCGVLAVGVGSGAAAETGNETLVVDDDGDAEYASIQDAVDDASDGDTVEVRPGTYGGTVVVDRNVTIVAPDGATMDGATANPYKAAFQFSVSSDAAPTIRGFTIVGYNIGIGGAQGDAAWVIADLHISDLGHAGVFASGAAGDWRARNVTTVGGKHGFDAYETTGDWRIRGSEIREANSNGVFAEDSAGNWTVSDVTVETDAPGVSASNSRGDWTVQGSRITGNLGPGIHAENTSGAWRVLDTTVRDGGDAGVFAFESGGDWRIENATFEDNDEGAVSATSTTGNWTVANSTFGPGQFFAVTAFASTGDWTITGTTIRNRTGVGVFAERAGGDWAVRNATIRDIRTQTTGELPSEGVGVFANATTGAWRVDNSTLTDTERPAINATDARIEGNATGNWWGEAGGPEADDCVGNVTCADPLSTPPGETAGETVADYTDGDGVVDSEGLRTAVDDWRTGTTDTALLRDVIDHWRSGESVG, encoded by the coding sequence ATGGTTCGGCAGGGGGCGGTGGGTTCGGCGGGTATCGGAATCGTGGTTCTGGTTTTCGTCTGTGGCGTCCTCGCGGTCGGCGTCGGGTCCGGCGCAGCGGCGGAGACCGGCAACGAGACCCTCGTCGTCGACGACGACGGCGACGCCGAGTACGCCTCGATTCAGGACGCCGTCGATGACGCCAGCGACGGCGACACCGTCGAGGTGCGGCCGGGGACGTACGGCGGGACGGTCGTCGTCGACAGGAACGTGACCATCGTCGCCCCGGACGGCGCGACGATGGACGGGGCGACGGCGAACCCGTACAAGGCGGCCTTCCAGTTCTCCGTCAGCAGCGACGCCGCGCCGACGATTCGCGGGTTCACCATCGTCGGGTACAACATCGGCATCGGCGGCGCCCAGGGGGACGCGGCGTGGGTGATAGCGGACCTCCACATCAGTGACCTGGGGCACGCGGGCGTGTTCGCGTCGGGGGCGGCCGGCGACTGGCGGGCCCGCAACGTCACCACCGTCGGCGGCAAACACGGCTTCGACGCCTACGAGACGACCGGCGACTGGCGGATTCGGGGCAGCGAGATCCGGGAGGCCAACTCCAACGGCGTCTTCGCCGAGGATTCGGCGGGGAACTGGACGGTCAGCGATGTCACCGTTGAGACGGACGCGCCGGGCGTGAGCGCGTCGAACTCCCGGGGCGACTGGACGGTCCAGGGGAGCCGAATCACGGGCAACCTCGGTCCCGGGATACACGCGGAGAACACCTCCGGCGCGTGGCGCGTCCTCGACACGACGGTCCGGGACGGCGGCGACGCCGGCGTGTTCGCCTTCGAGTCGGGCGGCGACTGGCGAATCGAGAACGCCACCTTCGAGGACAACGACGAGGGCGCCGTCTCGGCGACGTCGACGACCGGCAACTGGACGGTGGCGAACTCGACGTTCGGCCCCGGCCAGTTCTTCGCCGTGACCGCGTTCGCCTCGACCGGCGACTGGACGATTACCGGAACGACGATACGGAACCGGACCGGCGTCGGCGTCTTCGCCGAACGCGCCGGCGGCGACTGGGCGGTGCGGAACGCGACGATTCGGGACATCCGGACGCAGACGACCGGCGAACTCCCCTCCGAGGGTGTCGGCGTCTTCGCCAACGCCACGACCGGCGCCTGGCGAGTCGACAACAGCACGCTGACCGACACCGAGCGACCGGCGATCAACGCCACCGACGCCCGCATCGAAGGCAACGCGACGGGCAACTGGTGGGGAGAGGCGGGCGGTCCCGAAGCCGACGACTGCGTCGGCAACGTCACCTGCGCCGACCCGCTGTCGACCCCGCCGGGGGAGACGGCCGGCGAAACCGTCGCCGACTACACCGACGGCGACGGCGTCGTCGACTCCGAGGGGCTGCGGACGGCCGTCGACGACTGGCGGACGGGGACGACCGACACCGCTCTCCTCAGGGACGTTATCGACCACTGGCGGAGCGGCGAGTCGGTTGGCTGA
- a CDS encoding alpha/beta fold hydrolase gives MTAPNGPDEEWTDGRGLTHRLATPNGVEIHYVVAGDPSAPPLVALHGFPENWWAWRRHLDPLAERFRLLVPDLRGYDRSGKPSGVDAYALEHLVGDVRGLLELEGHDTAALLGHDWGGTVAIETALEHPGVVDRLVVCNAPHPRALAEQFSLRQALRSWYVVVAQTPRVPEWLLSRDDFALLERGFREAPAVEGAFTDEDVAVYRSGWEREGSIGAMVNYYRAFAREAPRRLRGPNGRLETETLLLWGERDPALGPTVPAVLQRAGDDVTVRRYPGAAHWPHASFPERSCEDIVAFLSR, from the coding sequence ATGACGGCGCCGAACGGCCCCGACGAGGAGTGGACCGACGGGCGGGGCCTGACCCACCGCCTCGCTACCCCGAACGGCGTCGAGATTCACTACGTCGTCGCCGGCGACCCCTCGGCGCCGCCGCTCGTCGCGCTGCACGGCTTCCCGGAGAACTGGTGGGCCTGGCGCCGGCACCTCGACCCGCTGGCCGAGCGGTTCCGCCTCCTCGTGCCCGACCTGCGGGGCTACGACCGCTCGGGGAAGCCGTCGGGGGTCGACGCCTACGCCCTCGAACACCTCGTCGGCGACGTTCGCGGCCTCCTCGAACTGGAGGGTCACGACACGGCCGCCCTCCTCGGCCACGACTGGGGCGGCACCGTCGCCATCGAGACCGCACTCGAACACCCCGGCGTCGTCGACCGTCTCGTCGTCTGTAACGCTCCGCATCCCCGGGCGCTCGCCGAGCAGTTCTCCCTCCGGCAGGCGCTGCGGTCGTGGTACGTCGTCGTCGCCCAGACTCCGCGAGTCCCCGAGTGGCTGCTGTCGCGGGACGACTTCGCGCTCCTGGAGCGGGGGTTCCGCGAGGCCCCGGCCGTCGAGGGGGCGTTCACCGACGAGGACGTCGCGGTCTACCGGTCGGGGTGGGAACGCGAGGGGTCAATCGGGGCGATGGTGAACTACTACCGGGCCTTCGCCCGCGAGGCACCGCGGCGCCTGCGGGGGCCGAACGGCCGCCTGGAGACCGAGACGCTCCTGCTGTGGGGCGAACGCGATCCGGCGCTGGGACCGACGGTTCCGGCGGTCCTGCAGCGGGCCGGCGACGACGTGACCGTCCGCCGGTATCCCGGGGCGGCCCACTGGCCCCACGCGTCCTTCCCCGAGCGGAGCTGCGAGGACATCGTGGCGTTCCTGTCGCGGTGA
- a CDS encoding aldehyde ferredoxin oxidoreductase family protein, whose translation MTDLGGFHDHVARVDLSEGRVDYEGVDHSDAEKYIGARGLGVKYVFDQGPDVDPMGPDNLLAFMNGPLTGTQVTMSGRIAICTKSPLTGTVTDSHHGGWSGARLKWAGFDGLLFEGKAEDPVYAVVEDGEVELRDASHLWGQGFHETRDALEEEVDGEYGKNLSVMGIGEAGENGVKYACIMNEDDRASGRGGTGCVMGSKNLKAVVVKSSTKMQKPADPETFKEGHQQAMEVIQESEVTAPNEGGLSLYGTNVLMNASEEMSGLPVRNAKYTSTKDARDDGWGDENFDAEKVSGENVRENILVDEPTCHSCPVACKKEVEVDVMHKGEELNVRTESYEYESAWALGPNSGHTERDEIALMLQRCNDHGIDTIDGGNVLAMAMEMTEEGKLDGLGEGIDWGDTEEMVEMLTKIATRETELADHLAEGHDHMAEEFDAHDNSLAVKGQSMAAYDPRCMKGMGIAYATSNRGACHLRGYTPAAEILGIPEKVDPVEWEGKGELTVTFQDMHAVSDSFDICKFNAFAEGVEEYVLQYNGMTGRDLGEEEMMKAGERIYNLERYYNNLVGFDGSDDDLPDRFVEGEGAMPGQGGVEGSLVELDEMKAEYYEVRGWVDGVVPDEKLDELDIEVGPGTGVSAGDSAAPADD comes from the coding sequence ATGACTGACCTAGGCGGATTCCACGACCACGTCGCGCGCGTCGACCTCTCCGAGGGGCGCGTCGACTACGAGGGGGTCGACCACTCCGACGCCGAGAAATATATCGGTGCACGCGGTCTCGGCGTCAAGTACGTCTTCGACCAGGGACCCGACGTCGATCCGATGGGGCCCGACAACCTGCTGGCGTTCATGAACGGCCCGCTGACGGGGACGCAGGTGACGATGAGCGGACGCATCGCCATCTGTACGAAATCGCCGCTGACCGGGACCGTCACCGACTCCCACCACGGCGGCTGGTCGGGTGCCCGTCTCAAGTGGGCCGGCTTCGACGGCCTGCTGTTCGAGGGGAAGGCCGAGGACCCCGTCTACGCCGTCGTCGAGGACGGCGAGGTCGAACTCCGGGACGCCTCCCACCTGTGGGGACAGGGCTTCCACGAGACCCGCGATGCCCTCGAGGAGGAGGTCGACGGCGAGTACGGCAAGAACCTCTCGGTGATGGGCATCGGCGAGGCCGGCGAGAACGGCGTCAAGTACGCCTGCATCATGAACGAGGACGACCGCGCCTCCGGGCGCGGCGGCACCGGCTGTGTGATGGGGTCGAAGAACCTCAAGGCGGTCGTCGTCAAGTCCTCGACGAAGATGCAGAAACCGGCCGACCCCGAGACGTTCAAGGAGGGTCACCAGCAGGCCATGGAGGTCATCCAGGAGTCGGAGGTCACCGCGCCCAACGAGGGTGGCCTCTCGCTGTACGGGACGAACGTCCTGATGAACGCCAGCGAGGAGATGTCCGGGCTGCCGGTCCGCAACGCCAAGTACACCTCGACGAAGGACGCCCGCGACGACGGCTGGGGCGACGAGAACTTCGACGCCGAGAAGGTCTCCGGCGAGAACGTCCGGGAGAACATCCTCGTCGACGAACCGACCTGTCACTCCTGTCCGGTCGCCTGCAAGAAGGAGGTCGAGGTCGACGTGATGCACAAGGGCGAGGAGCTGAACGTCCGCACCGAGTCCTACGAGTACGAGTCGGCGTGGGCGCTCGGGCCGAACTCCGGGCACACCGAGCGCGACGAAATCGCGCTGATGCTGCAGCGGTGTAACGACCACGGCATCGACACCATCGACGGCGGCAACGTTCTGGCGATGGCCATGGAGATGACCGAGGAGGGCAAACTCGACGGACTCGGCGAGGGCATCGACTGGGGCGACACCGAGGAAATGGTCGAGATGCTCACGAAAATCGCCACCCGCGAGACGGAACTGGCCGACCACCTCGCGGAGGGCCACGACCACATGGCCGAGGAGTTCGACGCCCACGACAACTCCCTGGCGGTGAAGGGCCAGTCCATGGCGGCCTACGACCCCCGCTGCATGAAGGGGATGGGCATCGCCTACGCCACCTCGAACCGTGGGGCCTGCCACCTGCGCGGCTACACGCCCGCAGCCGAAATCCTGGGCATCCCCGAGAAGGTCGACCCCGTCGAGTGGGAGGGCAAGGGCGAACTCACCGTCACCTTCCAGGACATGCACGCCGTCTCGGACAGTTTCGACATCTGCAAGTTCAACGCCTTCGCCGAGGGCGTCGAGGAGTACGTCCTCCAGTACAACGGCATGACCGGCCGTGACCTCGGCGAGGAGGAGATGATGAAGGCTGGCGAGCGCATCTACAACCTCGAGCGCTACTACAACAACCTCGTCGGCTTCGACGGCAGCGACGACGACCTGCCGGACCGGTTCGTCGAGGGCGAGGGCGCGATGCCCGGCCAGGGCGGCGTCGAGGGCAGTCTCGTCGAACTCGACGAGATGAAAGCGGAGTACTACGAGGTACGCGGCTGGGTCGACGGCGTCGTCCCGGACGAGAAACTCGACGAACTCGACATCGAGGTCGGTCCCGGTACCGGCGTCTCCGCCGGCGACTCGGCGGCCCCGGCCGACGACTGA
- a CDS encoding VanZ family protein, with protein MNSTRPVVPRRLRWAGAVACAGAVLVASVVRPPGAGGSATLLLGVALDKWLHAAAYAALAATLAYAALAAGRTLLVVAAVVAAYGLGIEGVQATLPYRTFSVADAAANAVGALVGVAAWRLLAVSGVRTRTARDEDGRG; from the coding sequence GTGAACTCGACGCGTCCGGTCGTACCGCGACGCCTGCGCTGGGCGGGTGCGGTGGCCTGTGCGGGCGCCGTCCTCGTCGCCTCCGTCGTTCGGCCGCCGGGAGCGGGCGGGTCGGCGACGCTACTTCTGGGCGTCGCGCTCGACAAGTGGCTCCACGCGGCGGCCTACGCCGCGCTCGCGGCGACACTGGCGTACGCGGCCCTCGCCGCGGGCCGGACGCTGCTCGTCGTTGCGGCCGTCGTCGCCGCCTACGGACTCGGGATCGAGGGCGTCCAGGCGACGCTGCCGTACCGGACGTTCTCGGTCGCAGACGCCGCGGCCAACGCCGTCGGCGCGCTCGTCGGCGTCGCGGCGTGGCGCCTCCTGGCCGTCTCGGGCGTTCGGACCCGGACCGCACGGGACGAAGACGGACGGGGGTGA
- a CDS encoding archaeosine biosynthesis radical SAM protein RaSEA: MSQPTPDGYEQGRGMDAHNEVMREVRSRNDRTYDPTEPTRVWLDEDNTPDGVHDSLTIILNTGGCRWARAGGCTMCGYVAESVDGGTVAHEDLMTQIEACLEHERENLDDKTAGLVKIYTSGSFLDEREIPAETRAAIAETFADRDRMVVESLPDFVDREKIRDFTDRGIETDVAVGLETATDRVRHDAVNKYFDFEEFEAACTEARAAGAGVKAYLLMKPPFLAEPDAVADMKRSVRRCAGVDGCHTVSMNPCNVQRHTMVEELYHDGGYRPPWLWSVCEVLEATADVDAIVVSDPVGHGSDRGPHNCGDCDDRVQTAIKDFDLRQDPSVFGEVSCECEATWEYVMAEETAYNQPLVE, translated from the coding sequence ATGAGTCAGCCGACGCCCGACGGCTACGAACAGGGGCGGGGAATGGACGCCCACAACGAGGTGATGCGCGAGGTCCGGAGTCGCAACGACCGGACCTACGACCCGACCGAACCGACCCGCGTGTGGCTCGACGAGGACAACACCCCCGACGGCGTCCACGACTCGCTGACTATCATCCTCAACACCGGCGGCTGCCGGTGGGCGCGGGCCGGCGGCTGTACGATGTGCGGCTACGTCGCCGAGAGCGTCGACGGCGGCACCGTCGCCCACGAGGACCTGATGACCCAGATCGAGGCCTGCCTCGAACACGAGCGGGAGAACCTCGATGACAAAACGGCGGGGCTGGTCAAGATTTACACCTCGGGGTCGTTCCTCGACGAGCGGGAGATTCCGGCCGAGACGCGGGCGGCCATCGCCGAGACCTTCGCCGACCGTGACCGGATGGTCGTCGAGTCGCTGCCGGACTTCGTCGACCGCGAGAAGATTCGAGACTTCACCGACCGGGGCATCGAGACCGACGTCGCCGTCGGTCTCGAGACGGCGACCGACCGGGTGCGGCACGACGCCGTCAACAAGTACTTCGATTTCGAGGAGTTCGAGGCGGCCTGTACCGAGGCGCGGGCGGCGGGAGCGGGCGTCAAGGCCTACCTCCTGATGAAGCCGCCGTTCCTGGCGGAACCGGACGCCGTCGCGGACATGAAGCGGTCGGTGCGGCGGTGTGCCGGCGTCGACGGCTGTCACACCGTCTCGATGAACCCCTGCAACGTCCAGCGACACACGATGGTCGAGGAACTGTACCACGACGGCGGCTACCGGCCGCCGTGGCTGTGGTCGGTCTGCGAGGTACTGGAGGCCACGGCGGACGTCGACGCCATCGTCGTCTCGGACCCGGTCGGTCACGGCTCCGACCGCGGCCCCCACAACTGCGGCGACTGCGACGACCGCGTCCAGACCGCCATCAAGGACTTCGATCTCCGGCAGGACCCCTCCGTGTTTGGGGAAGTGTCCTGCGAGTGCGAGGCCACCTGGGAGTACGTCATGGCCGAGGAGACGGCGTACAACCAGCCGCTCGTGGAGTAG